Part of the Aggregatilinea lenta genome, GCATTGTTTTCCTCGTGGAAGTCGATCAACATGTCGTAATCCATCTCGTAGATGTGGTCACCGGAGAGGATCACCGTATTGCGCGGATGACTCCGCCGCACGAAGTTCAGGTTCTGCGTGACGGCGTCCGCCGTGCCAGCGTACCAGTCCGTGTCGAAGCGCCCCTGGTAGGGCTGGAGCAGCTTCACGCCGCCGGTAAACGAGCGGTCCAGGTCCCACGGGCGGCCCAGCGCAATGTGCTCGTTCAGGCTGTGGGGCCGGTATTGGGTCAGCACCAGCACGTCGAAGATGCCGGAGTTCACACAGTTGCTGAGGACGAAGTCGATGATGCGGTACTTCCCGGCAAACGGCACGGCGGGCTTGGCGCGCTTAGCGGTCAGAACCCCCAGGCGGCTACCTTCTCCTCCGGCCAAAATCACAGCTCTGGCTCGCATAGATAGATGTGCTCCTCACATGACGAAAATCGGCAATAAGTCAGTTCTATTATCGCAAATCTGTGTCATCTCGATCACTTTTCCCCAGATTACATAGACTGCAAAGAGTCTGGAAATTATCCAGCGAATCTTGGCCACCCTTTGAGCGCGGCACAATATGATCGAGATGCAGTATAACCCCATCTGTCTTGCTACTTCTACCGCACGCAACACACTTCCAACCGTCTCGCTGGAAAACCTGCCAACGAAGGCTTACCATCGGTCGAACCCGTTCAGAAGCAAGTAATCGAGCTTTCTCAATAATATCGGGCGATTCAAATGGTTGTGGGTAAGTTATATCCATATAGAAATGTGCCGGGTTATATCCAGCATTTAGAGAATCTATCAACTCTTGTATCCGAACTGCCTGCCCTTTGGCAATCTGAATATAGGAGTCGTACACAGGAAAGAACACTACAAAACGATATATAAGTTCTGCAACTGCATGGATAGAGATCGGGTAACTAGCTGGGCGTAGATAAAAATCGTTATCGAATACTCGGTTATCAACCATCCATTGGTAATGTTCAGTAAATGTTGAAAATGGTTCACAGTCCTTTCCCCACTGTAAAACGGGCAATATACCCGAACGATAACACAATGAGTGGATTATATCCGCATGTTCAAGATGGAAACGCATCAATTTCGAATAGGATGCGTCC contains:
- a CDS encoding HNH endonuclease; protein product: MNKLSHVSSQQKLNTLHDLGDVAFDEDDQSLFVIDDFQLKADAIRQSILPRMHIVINHAIAMIREIYAINIFEDSHVTQSPNFRRGRKQEFALDYTWATVGLSGKRAKGLWDGFERKDGSSVQVLPFLYEFGLTPDGASIRLKNFWMTGMSDASYSKLMRFHLEHADIIHSLCYRSGILPVLQWGKDCEPFSTFTEHYQWMVDNRVFDNDFYLRPASYPISIHAVAELIYRFVVFFPVYDSYIQIAKGQAVRIQELIDSLNAGYNPAHFYMDITYPQPFESPDIIEKARLLASERVRPMVSLRWQVFQRDGWKCVACGRSSKTDGVILHLDHIVPRSKGGQDSLDNFQTLCSLCNLGKSDRDDTDLR